One Gordonia pseudamarae genomic window, GCGCGACTTCGATCCGGCGAAGATGGTCACCTGCATCGCGGACGAGCAGGTGCAACTGGTACTGATCGTCGGCGACGCCATGGGTATGCCGCTGGTGGAAGAGCTCGAACGCCGCAAGGGCGAGGTGGATCTGTCGTCGCTGTTCTCCATCACCTCCGGCGGTGCGATCTGGTCGCAGCATGTGCGCAACCGGATGCTCGCGGTCAAACCCGATCTGCTGCTCCGGGATAATTTCGGTGCCTCCGAATCCGGCAACGACGGCGAGATCACGATGGACGACGAGGGCAACCTGAAGGTGCCGCCGACCGACCGGATGATGGTGGTCGACGAACACCTGAATCCGATCGAGCCGGGCTCGGGGGAACTGGGTTACATCGCGCGGATCGGAAACGTTCCGCTCGGCTACTACAAGGACCCGGAGAAGTCCGCCAAGACGTTCCCGACGCTGCCGGACGGCCGTCGCGTGTCGATCCTCGGCGACATGGCCACCATCGAGGCCGACGGCACCATCGTGTTCCTGGGTCGCGGCTCGCAGTGCATCAACACCGGCGGCGAGAAGGTGTTCGCCGAGGAGGTGGAGGCCGTGCTGCACGCCCATCCGGCGATCGCCGATGCCCTCGTGGTCCCGGTCCCCGACGCCAAGTACGGTCAGGGGGTCGCCGCCGTCGCCGAGATCGCGGAAGGCTTCGCCGTACCCACCGAGGAAGAACTGCAGGAGCACGTGCGGGCCTCGCTGGCCGGCTACAAGGTGCCGCGGACCATCGTGTTTGTCGACGAGGTCCGCCGCACCCCCGCGGGCAAGGCCGACTACCGCTGGGCCAAACAGACCGCGGAGTCCCGGAGCGCAGCGGTGTAGCCCCATCGAGAGTGCTACCGTAGGACCAACGGTAGCTATGGGGTGCTGATGCCATGACGATCTTCACCGGCGGTTTCGCCGACGACCCGCGACTGGCGGAACTGTTCGCCGAGGGTGGGCCCTTCGAGACCGGCGAAACGCTCGTCGACGGCCATCCGGTGCGCACGTACCTCCACGGCCCCCGCACGCTCGCCGACATCTTCGCCCAGTCCGCCGGTCACGGCGACCTGGTGTCGATGGTGTATCGCGAGCAGCGGCTCACCTTCGCCGACATCCGGGCGCAGGCGCTGTCCCTGGCGCACTCCTTCCGGTCCGATTTCGGTGTGGCGCCGGGCGATCGGGTGATGATCGCGATGCGAAACCTGCCCCAGTTCGCCGTCGCGTTCTGGGCGTCGGTGGCCTGCGGGGCGATTGCCGTACCGGTCAACGCCTGGTGGCAGGGGCCGGAACTGGCCGCGGCCGTCGACGAGTCGCAACCGAAGGTGATCGTCGCCGACGCCGAACGCGCCGACCGGCTGCGGCAATCCGGCTGTGCGGTGACTCTCATCGGTGTCGGTACCCCCGATGGCGCGGTCCGCTACGATGACTGCGCATTCGGCGCGCACACCTCGGCCGGCGACCTGGCGGTCCGCCAGCCCGACGATCCGGTCGCGATCCTGTACACCTCGGGCACCACCGGCCGCCCGAAGGGCGTGGTCATCACCCACCGCGGCATCACCCACAACGTGATGAACATGGCGCTGATGATGCGTCGTGGCATGGTGATCGCATCGACCCCGCCCGCGGTGCAGCAGCGGCAGAGCGCGGGACTGCTCGGTACCCACCTGTTCCATATCGGCGGTATCGCGGCGATCGTCAACTCCGCGCTGACCGGCGCCAAGATCGTGATGCTGCACCGGTGGGACGTCGACGACGTGCTGCGGCTGGGCAGGGAAGAACAGGTCACCGGCCTGGGCGGCGTGCCGACGATGGTCCGGAAGATGCTCGCGCACCCCGACATCGGAGATTTCGCGGGCCAGGTACTGAGCTTCCAGATGGGCGCGGCGAGCGTACCGCCCGACATCCCGATCCGTGCCCGCGAGGTGCTCGGGGACAACCTGCTCATCGTCAACGGCTACGGGGCCACCGAGACCACCTCGGCGATGGCCACCAATGTGGGCGACGAATACGCCGCGCATCCCTCCAGCGTCGGAAAGCTCAACCCCACAGCGGATCTGCGCATCGTCACCGACGGCCGCAACCTGGGTACCGGCCAACTGGGCGAGCTGTGGTTCCGGTCCCCGCAGACAGCCCGCGGCTACTGGAACAACCCCGGGGCCACCGCCGAATCGTTCGTCGACGGCTGGTGGCGCACCGGTGACGTCGGCTACATCGACGACGACGGCTTCATCTACGTCGTCGACCGCATCAAGGACGTGATCATCCGCGGCGGCGAGAACGTGTACTGCGTCGAGATCGAGTCGGTACTGGTCGAGCATCCCGCCGTGGTCGACGTGGCCGTGGTGGCGGTGCCCGACGAGTCGCTCGGCGAGAAGGTGTGCGCCGTCGTCATCCCCGAGCCCGGCCACGAACCGACCCTGACGGACCTGCGCGACTTCGCGGCCGGCCGGCTCGCCTACTTCAAACTCCCCGAACTCCTCGTCCTCGCCGACGACGTCCCCCGCACCGCCACCGGCAAGATCGCCAAACGCCGACTCCGCGACCGGATCGGTACCGACCCGGCGGCCGTGATCGGCGAGTAGGGGAGGCGTTCTGGCCGGCCGGACGACTGCCTGAGAGCATGGATCGGGTGGCAGACGTCGTCGGGTGGCAGGCGTCGAGGTGAAGGGGCTGTGATGGGTGAGAGCGCCGACAGCGCCCGGCAACGGGACTGGGCACGCAGCGGGGTCACCGCGCTGACCGGGCATGCGGCCGCGCCGATGGTTCCACCCGGACGGGGAGCCTCGTGGGCGCGGGAGTGCGCCGATGCCCTGCGGCGGGCGTCCGGAGGGGCGATAGACGTCGACGGTGCGGCGCTGTTGGGTGAACGGGCGGCATTCACCGGAATGCGGCGGTCGGGCCGCACGGCGCCCGGCGGGCATACCCGGTTGCTGCCGACATCCGACGGCTGGGCGGTTCTGTCGTGTTCGCGCCCCGACGATCCGGTCCTGTACGGCGCCCTGATCTCCGACGACATGACCATCGATGATCCATGGCCACAACTCGAACGCTGGCTGGCCACCCGCACCGGAGCCGAACTCGACGAGCGCGCCGAACTTCTCGGCCTCGCCGCACATTCGGTGACGCCACCGCCACGGTCCGCCCGCTCGCCGGCCGGGGTACCCGGGGGAGTCTCGAAACCCGATGACGCGACAGGGCCGTTTCACGCCGGGATATCCCGGGCGACGAGATCGCCGCGCGGCCTGCGGGTGGTGGATTTCAGCGCGCTGTGGGCGGGACCGCTGTGCGCGCACCTGCTGGGACTCGGGGGCGCCGAGATCATCAAGGTGGAGACCACCACCCGGCCCGACGGTGCGCGGCGCGGCAACCAGGACTTCTACCATCTGCTCCATGGCGGCCATCGCAGCGTGACCTTCGACCCGGCCGACCGGCGTCGGCTCGGTGAGCTGGTGGCCTCGGCCGACATCGTAATCGAGGCATCGCGGCCGAGGGCGTTGCGCGGCTTCGGGATCGACGCCCACGAGATTGCCGCGGCGGGGGCCTCGTGGGTGTCGATCACCGCATTCGGCCGCGACAGCATCCGGATCGGTTTCGGCGACGACGTCGCGGCGGCGGCGGGCCTGGTGGCCCTCGACGGCGCCGGTGACCCCGTATTCTGCGGCGATGCGATCGCCGATCCGCTCACCGGTCTCACCGCCGCCGTGCTGGCCCTCGGTGAACCCGGTGTGGTGCATGATGTTTCGATGGCACAGGTGGTGGCATCGACCCTGACCGGCGAGCCGTCGGCGGCCTGCGGGCGATCCGGCGACCGATGGGCCACACCCGCCGGTCACCATGTGGCCGCGCCGACCGCCCGTGCGGTCCGGGCGGTCGCGCCGGCATCCGGTGCCGATACCGACGTGGTGTTCGGGGAGCTGTGATGCTGCTGACGAATGTGGTGGTCGATGGTGCGCCGACCCGTATCCGTCTGGCGGGAAGCATTATCGATGGAACAGGCCCGGATCTCGAACGCAGGGCGGGGGAGCGGGTCGTCGACTGCGCCGGCGGTACCGCCGAACCCGGCTACACCGATCATCACCTTCATCTGCACGCCCTCGCGGCGGTGCGGCGCTCGGTGAGGTGCGGACCACCACAGATCGTCGACGGCGGTGCGCTCGCGACCGCGCTGGCCACCGCGGCCGCCGACGACAATGGCTGGGTCCGGGGTGTCGGATACGCCGAAACCGTTGCCGGTGATCTGGATTCGGATGCGCTGGACCTGATGTGCGCGGACCGTCCGATACGCATCTGTCATCGCAGCGGCGCGATGTGGATGGTCAACGGAATCGGTGCCCGGCTGCTCGGCCTGGACACCGCAGATCACCCGGGCATCGAACGCGGGCCCGACGGCACCGCCACCGGCCGCATCTTCCGCGCCGATGACTGGCTGCGGGAACGGCTTCCGACCAACCGCTTCCCCGACCTCGCCGCGGTGGGAGCCGAGTTGCTCTCACTCGGCATCACCTCGGTCACCGACGCCACCCCCGATCTCGACGCCGCCGCTCTCGCTCACCTCCGGTCGTCGGTGGCCTGCGGTGCGCTCGCGCAACGCGTTCAGCTGCTCGGGGTTCGGCTGGGCCACGACGTCACCGAACCGCGGATCTCGACGGGACCGTACAAGATCGTCGTCGCCGACTCGGGCCTGCCCGATCTCGACGACCTGACCGCACGCATCCGCGCCGCACACGATGTGGGCCGGTCCGTCGCCGTACACTGCGTCACCCGTGAAGCCCTGATTCTCACCCTCGTGGCCCTCGCCGACGCCGGACCCACCGGACACGACCGCATCGAGCACGCCGCGATCGTCCCCCCGGACCTGATCGACGAGCTGGTCAGACTCCGCGTCACGGTGGTGACGCAGCCCGGGTTCCTCGCCGACCGTGGCCACGACTACCTGCGCGAGGTCGACCCGGCCGACCATGACAACCTCTACCGCTGTGCCAGCCTCATCGACGCCGGGGTACCGGTGGCCCTGTCGAGCGACGCCCCGTACGGCCCGCTCGACCCGGCCGAGATCATCGACGCCGCGGTGACCCGCCGGGTTCCCGGCGGCCGGATCGCCGGTCCGTCGGAGCGGGTGACCGCGGCGGATGCGGCCGGTCGGCTCCGGACCCCGGCACGCGGATCACCGGCCCGCCTCGTCCGAGGCGCTCCGGCCGACCTCGTCATCCGGGATTCGTCGGGCCTCACACACGCGGTGATCGCCGGGGAGATGGTCCGGTGACCATGTGGCACATGCGGTGGCCGCCCTGAAATGTCAGCCGCGCACCCGGTCCAGAACGGCGTCGGCGACCTCGTCGGGCCGGGACTCGGGGAGCCAATGGTTGGCGCCGGTGATGATGCGGAACTCGTAGGGGGCCTGCACGCTGCGACCGGTGCGTTGTGCACCGAAACGGCTGAGGGCGAAATCGCCGTCGCTCCACACGTGGGTGGTGGGCACGGTGATCATGCCCGGCGTCCTGTCGGAGCGGGACCAGAACGGCAGGCCCCGGTACCAGTTGAGCGCACCGGTGATCGCGCCGGAGGCGATGATGTCGTCGTAGAGTCGGTCGGCGTACTCCGGTGGCAGGCCGACCCGCGCCCGGGCCTTCGGGGACCGGAAGACCTTGCCGAGAAGCAGCTCGGGAACCTTGGGCAACTGGAACACCGCCATGTACCAGCTGCGCAGCAACTGGCCGCGTGGCATGGCCGCGCGGTAGGCCGCCGGATGCGGTACCGACAGCGTGGTCAGCGTGCTGATCCGTTCGGGATGCCTGGCGGCCACACCCCAGGCCAGCATCGAGCCCCAGTCGTGCCCGACGAGGTGGACGGGACCATTGCCGAGGGCGTCGAACAGGGCGAGTACGTCACCGATGAGCAGACCGAGCGCGTAGTCGCGGCGCCGGGCGGGCCGGGCGCGCGGTGAGTAGCCGCGCAGATCCGGTGCGAGCGTGCGGTAACCCTGCTCGTGCAACCGTGGTGTCACCAGATCCCAGCCGCTCGCGCGCTGCGGAAAGCCGTGCAGCAGCACGATCGGGGGACCGTCGATCGGCCCGGCGTCGATGACGTCGAAAACGTAGTCGCCGTTACGGTATTCGGTGATACGTCCGGACATCACGCCACCGGTGCCCCGGACGGTTCCGGGATCCCGGAAGACTCGGGGACACCGGAAGACCCGGGGACACCGGAAGAACTGGGGACACCGGAAGAACCGGCGGCGGCCCTGGCCCAGCGATAGTCGCCCTTGCCGTTGCCCAGACGGCGGACCTCGTCGACGACGATCACCGCTTTCGGAATCTTGTACCCGGCCAGTTTCTGGCGGCAGTGCCGCTGCAACTCGCCCGATTCGACGGCCGCGACCAGGTCGTCGTCGCCGGCGGCCACCGCCACCACCTCCGAACCCCAACGTTCGCTGGGGCGGCCGACGACCAGCACGTCGGTGATGTGCGGGAAGGTGCGCAGCACCTCCTCGACCTCCTCGGCGAAGACCTTCTCGCCGCCGGTGTTGATGACCAGCGAATCGCGTCCGCGCAGCAGCAGCTTTCCGTCGGCGGAGATCCGGCCGCGATCGCCGGACTGTACGACGCGCACCCCGTCGACGGTGAGGAAGGTGCGTTCGGTGGCCTCGGGGTCCTTGAAGTAGCCCAACGGCATCCGGCCCTGACGGACCACCCAGCCGTCCTCGTCGGCGCCCGCTTCGAGGAAGCCGTCGAGGTTCTCCGATGCGATGCGGGTATCGGCGTGCGGGGTGAAGCCCACGATGGTGTCGGTGGCGTCGTCCTCGCTCGCGCCGAATGCGACGTTGCCGGTTTCGGTGGAGCCGTAGCCGTTCACCAGGATCACCCCGGGCAGCAACTCGCGCAGGGTCTTCTGGTGTTCGACGTTGAGCGGGGCACCGCCGCTGGCGACCGAGAAGAGTGTGGAGACGTCGTATCGGCCGCTGCGGATGCCGTCGATGAGGCCCACCGCGTAGGCGTCGCCGACCATCGTCATCAGGCCGACCTTCTCGCGCTCGATGGTGGCGAGCACCCGGTGCGGATCAAACTTGGTGCGGTCGTACAGAACGGCGGTCTGGCCGTTGAGGATGCCGGCGAATGCGGTGAGCAGACCCGCCGCGTGCATGAGCGGGGACACCGCGAACCAGGGTGCGCCCGAGTACTGGACCTTGTGGTGGATCTCGTCGACGTGCTCGTGCACGCCGCCGTTCATCGACACCACATACTGGTCGCCCTGGCGCCACAGCACGCCCTTGGGCCGGCCGGTGGTGCCGCCGGTACACATCATCACCACATCGTCGGGGGTGGACCGAGGCAATTCGCCGGCCCACGATCTGCCCTGTGCCAGCGCGTCATCGAGGTCGATCGCACCTTCTACCGGGGTGGCGTCATCGATGCCGTCGGGCACCGAGACGATCAGTTCGACGCACTCGGGCAGTGCGTCGGCGAATGTGGCCAGCAGTGATCGATGGCCGATCACACCGCGCGGCCCGACATAGTCGAGGAGTTCACGGATCTCGGCGGGCGTGTAGTGATAGTTGACGTTGACCGGTATCACCCGCGCCTTGGAACACGCGATGAAGGCGTCGGGGTACAGGTCGTTGTGCATGATGAGTGCGACCCGGTCCTGCCCGCATTCCCACGGCCGCAGTTCCGGGCGTTCGGTGTGGGTGCCGAAACCCTTGCCGGCCAGGAACTTCGCGAGTGCGGTGGTGCGTTCGGCGGCCTCACGATAGGTACTGCGCCGCTCACCGCAGATGGTCATCAACCGGTCGGGGACGGCGTCGGCGATGGCATCGATGACGGTACCTACGGTCCATTCCATGTGGTGCACGCTCCGGGAGGTGGCGCGACGACGGGCCGGCCATCGCTGTGATGCCAGTCATACTAGCGGCCCGGCAACCCCTGTCAAGGAGCTTACTGTAAATACCACGGTAGCAGCGGCCCGTCGGTCGCCGGCGGCCTCTGCCCGGACCCCCTTCGTGGATCAGCCGCACCATCCGTGGAAAGCTCCGCTCGAACGTCGGTGTCTCCCCGGGATCGGTCCGGTGCGCGGGATCGTCGACCCCCCGAGCCTGCGCCGAGAGTGGGGTCCAAGGAATGTAACCATTCCCGTAAGCCTTGCGGTAAGTTCATCGGTGAGCGTAGATTGCACGCGACGGTTCAGCCCCGACAGCCCCCATGTCCGACGACGGTGCGCGGCACCTGGCGAAAGGCAGCTTGATGACCACAGCAGAGGCGGTACCCGCAGGGGTACTGGCAATTCCGGCAGCATACAAAGACCCCGAGGCCCTGCATGCGGCACTGGCCGCCGCCCGCCGGGACGACCCGGTCTCGTACGTCGATGTGGAGGGTTACACCCCGTTCTGGGCGGTCACCAAGTACGCGGACATCATCAAGGTCGAACGCGCGGCCAAGACGTTCACCAACTCGCCGCGGCCGGTGCTGATGACCACCGAGCAGGACAAGCTGCAGCAGCAGGTCGGCATCGACACGCTCATCCACATGGACGGTGCCAAGCACCGGCAGTACCGGGCGATCGGTGTCAACTGGTTCAAGCCGAGCGCCCTGGCCGCCCTGCAGACCCGTGTCGATACCCTCGCCAAGCGGTTCGTGGACAAGCTGGCCGCGGCCGGTGGTGAATGCGACTTCGTGCAGACGGTCGGCGTCGACTACCCGCTGTACGTGATCATGTCGCTGCTCGGCATCCCCGAAGACGACTTCGCGTTCATGCTCAAGCTGACGCAGGAGCTCGTCGGCAACGACGACCCGGAACTGCAGCGCGGCACCACCGACGAAGAGAACATGATGGCGATGCTGGAGATGTTCGCCTACTTCCAGAAGCTCACCGAGGACCGCCGCGCCAACCCCACCGACGACCTCGCCTCGGCCATCGCCAACGCCACCGTCGACGGCGCGCCGCTCGACGACATCCAGACGGTCTCGTACTACGCGATCGTCGCGACCGCCGGCCACGACACCACCAGCAGCTCCATCACCGGTGGTCTGCAGGCGCTGATCGAGCATCCCGACCAGTTGGCCACGTTGCGCGACAACCCGGATCTCATGCCGACCGCGGTGGAGGAGATGATCCGCTGGGTCACCCCGGTCAAGGAGTTCATGCGCACGGCCGCCGAGGACACCGAACTGTGCGGCAAGCAGATCAAGGCCGGTGACGCGGTGCTGCTGTCGTACGCCTCGGCCAACCGCGACGAGGATGCCTTCGACGACCCGTTCGCCTTCGACATCGAGCGCGAACCCAACAAGCATCTGGCGTTCGGCCACGGGCTGCACTTCTGCCTCGGTGCTCCACTGGCCCGGATGGAGATCGGCGCGTTCTTCAAGGAACTACTCTCGCGCCTGGACCACATCGAGCTGGCCGGGGAGCCGCAGTTGACGGCCACCACCTTCGTCGGCGGTCTCAAGCACCTCCCGATCCGGTACTCGCTGCGATGACCGTACCCGCGCATGGCGAACCTGCCGTCGGATACGAACTCCGCGACAACGGCGTCGCGGTGCTCACCCTCAACAGGCCGGAACGGCTCAACGCGTGGGGTATGGACATCGCCGTCCCGTTCTACGAACTGATCGATCGCGCCGACGCCGACGAGGCGGTGCGCGTGATCGTGGTGACCGGCGCCGGCCGCGGCTTCTGCGCCGGTGCCGACCTGTCCGGCGGCGGCGCCACCAGCAC contains:
- a CDS encoding acyl-CoA synthetase encodes the protein MQFNLADVFETVADAVPERIALSYEGRQVSYAELDSEANQVAHLLAANGIGAGDKVALFLKNSVEHVTGLLGLIKIRAVPVNINYRYTNAELHYIFDNSDSVGIAVELPEHQRSVADLLPTLPQVRAVFVIGEVTDELRAAVAALPDGRQVAIATFAAAQALPTARDFEPRTGDELYLLYTGGTTGYPKGVMWRHDDFFRKPLSGGNPYGEDRQDLDEIAAAVKDFPSMAFMLAAPLMHGAASYSLFTFFTLGGRLVIMRDFDPAKMVTCIADEQVQLVLIVGDAMGMPLVEELERRKGEVDLSSLFSITSGGAIWSQHVRNRMLAVKPDLLLRDNFGASESGNDGEITMDDEGNLKVPPTDRMMVVDEHLNPIEPGSGELGYIARIGNVPLGYYKDPEKSAKTFPTLPDGRRVSILGDMATIEADGTIVFLGRGSQCINTGGEKVFAEEVEAVLHAHPAIADALVVPVPDAKYGQGVAAVAEIAEGFAVPTEEELQEHVRASLAGYKVPRTIVFVDEVRRTPAGKADYRWAKQTAESRSAAV
- a CDS encoding class I adenylate-forming enzyme family protein translates to MTIFTGGFADDPRLAELFAEGGPFETGETLVDGHPVRTYLHGPRTLADIFAQSAGHGDLVSMVYREQRLTFADIRAQALSLAHSFRSDFGVAPGDRVMIAMRNLPQFAVAFWASVACGAIAVPVNAWWQGPELAAAVDESQPKVIVADAERADRLRQSGCAVTLIGVGTPDGAVRYDDCAFGAHTSAGDLAVRQPDDPVAILYTSGTTGRPKGVVITHRGITHNVMNMALMMRRGMVIASTPPAVQQRQSAGLLGTHLFHIGGIAAIVNSALTGAKIVMLHRWDVDDVLRLGREEQVTGLGGVPTMVRKMLAHPDIGDFAGQVLSFQMGAASVPPDIPIRAREVLGDNLLIVNGYGATETTSAMATNVGDEYAAHPSSVGKLNPTADLRIVTDGRNLGTGQLGELWFRSPQTARGYWNNPGATAESFVDGWWRTGDVGYIDDDGFIYVVDRIKDVIIRGGENVYCVEIESVLVEHPAVVDVAVVAVPDESLGEKVCAVVIPEPGHEPTLTDLRDFAAGRLAYFKLPELLVLADDVPRTATGKIAKRRLRDRIGTDPAAVIGE
- a CDS encoding CoA transferase, whose translation is MGESADSARQRDWARSGVTALTGHAAAPMVPPGRGASWARECADALRRASGGAIDVDGAALLGERAAFTGMRRSGRTAPGGHTRLLPTSDGWAVLSCSRPDDPVLYGALISDDMTIDDPWPQLERWLATRTGAELDERAELLGLAAHSVTPPPRSARSPAGVPGGVSKPDDATGPFHAGISRATRSPRGLRVVDFSALWAGPLCAHLLGLGGAEIIKVETTTRPDGARRGNQDFYHLLHGGHRSVTFDPADRRRLGELVASADIVIEASRPRALRGFGIDAHEIAAAGASWVSITAFGRDSIRIGFGDDVAAAAGLVALDGAGDPVFCGDAIADPLTGLTAAVLALGEPGVVHDVSMAQVVASTLTGEPSAACGRSGDRWATPAGHHVAAPTARAVRAVAPASGADTDVVFGEL
- a CDS encoding amidohydrolase family protein produces the protein MLLTNVVVDGAPTRIRLAGSIIDGTGPDLERRAGERVVDCAGGTAEPGYTDHHLHLHALAAVRRSVRCGPPQIVDGGALATALATAAADDNGWVRGVGYAETVAGDLDSDALDLMCADRPIRICHRSGAMWMVNGIGARLLGLDTADHPGIERGPDGTATGRIFRADDWLRERLPTNRFPDLAAVGAELLSLGITSVTDATPDLDAAALAHLRSSVACGALAQRVQLLGVRLGHDVTEPRISTGPYKIVVADSGLPDLDDLTARIRAAHDVGRSVAVHCVTREALILTLVALADAGPTGHDRIEHAAIVPPDLIDELVRLRVTVVTQPGFLADRGHDYLREVDPADHDNLYRCASLIDAGVPVALSSDAPYGPLDPAEIIDAAVTRRVPGGRIAGPSERVTAADAAGRLRTPARGSPARLVRGAPADLVIRDSSGLTHAVIAGEMVR
- a CDS encoding alpha/beta fold hydrolase, encoding MSGRITEYRNGDYVFDVIDAGPIDGPPIVLLHGFPQRASGWDLVTPRLHEQGYRTLAPDLRGYSPRARPARRRDYALGLLIGDVLALFDALGNGPVHLVGHDWGSMLAWGVAARHPERISTLTTLSVPHPAAYRAAMPRGQLLRSWYMAVFQLPKVPELLLGKVFRSPKARARVGLPPEYADRLYDDIIASGAITGALNWYRGLPFWSRSDRTPGMITVPTTHVWSDGDFALSRFGAQRTGRSVQAPYEFRIITGANHWLPESRPDEVADAVLDRVRG
- a CDS encoding AMP-binding protein, yielding MEWTVGTVIDAIADAVPDRLMTICGERRSTYREAAERTTALAKFLAGKGFGTHTERPELRPWECGQDRVALIMHNDLYPDAFIACSKARVIPVNVNYHYTPAEIRELLDYVGPRGVIGHRSLLATFADALPECVELIVSVPDGIDDATPVEGAIDLDDALAQGRSWAGELPRSTPDDVVMMCTGGTTGRPKGVLWRQGDQYVVSMNGGVHEHVDEIHHKVQYSGAPWFAVSPLMHAAGLLTAFAGILNGQTAVLYDRTKFDPHRVLATIEREKVGLMTMVGDAYAVGLIDGIRSGRYDVSTLFSVASGGAPLNVEHQKTLRELLPGVILVNGYGSTETGNVAFGASEDDATDTIVGFTPHADTRIASENLDGFLEAGADEDGWVVRQGRMPLGYFKDPEATERTFLTVDGVRVVQSGDRGRISADGKLLLRGRDSLVINTGGEKVFAEEVEEVLRTFPHITDVLVVGRPSERWGSEVVAVAAGDDDLVAAVESGELQRHCRQKLAGYKIPKAVIVVDEVRRLGNGKGDYRWARAAAGSSGVPSSSGVPGSSGVPESSGIPEPSGAPVA
- a CDS encoding cytochrome P450: MTTAEAVPAGVLAIPAAYKDPEALHAALAAARRDDPVSYVDVEGYTPFWAVTKYADIIKVERAAKTFTNSPRPVLMTTEQDKLQQQVGIDTLIHMDGAKHRQYRAIGVNWFKPSALAALQTRVDTLAKRFVDKLAAAGGECDFVQTVGVDYPLYVIMSLLGIPEDDFAFMLKLTQELVGNDDPELQRGTTDEENMMAMLEMFAYFQKLTEDRRANPTDDLASAIANATVDGAPLDDIQTVSYYAIVATAGHDTTSSSITGGLQALIEHPDQLATLRDNPDLMPTAVEEMIRWVTPVKEFMRTAAEDTELCGKQIKAGDAVLLSYASANRDEDAFDDPFAFDIEREPNKHLAFGHGLHFCLGAPLARMEIGAFFKELLSRLDHIELAGEPQLTATTFVGGLKHLPIRYSLR